A region from the Variovorax sp. RKNM96 genome encodes:
- a CDS encoding dicarboxylate/amino acid:cation symporter yields MEHTTNTPAKKLPLYRSLYVQVITAVIIGVLLGYFYPAAGEAMKPLGDGFIKLIKMIIAPIIFCTVVVGIAGMEDMKKVGKTGGLALLYFEIVSSIALVVGLVLVNVLKPGAGMNIDPTTLDTKAIASYTGPGKMTGTVDFILNIIPNTIVDAFAKGEILQVLLIAVLFGFALHRFGGRGTLVFDVIEKGSHVLFGIVNYIMKLAPIGAFGAMAFTIGKYGVGSLFSLGKLMGTFYLTCLLFIFVVLGLIARFHGFSIWKFIKYIKEELLIVLGTSSSESVLPRMMEKMENLGANKTCVGLVIPTGYSFNLDGTSIYLTMAAVFIAQATNTPMTLVQEITLLAVLLLTSKGAAGVTGSGFIVLAATLSAVGHVPVAGLALILGIDRFMSEARALTNLIGNGVATIVVAKWTNELDTERLQAGLNNETWVEAQEPEVLEGARDSKMAG; encoded by the coding sequence ATGGAACACACAACAAACACACCCGCCAAGAAGCTACCGCTCTACCGCTCCCTCTACGTGCAGGTGATCACCGCGGTGATCATCGGCGTGCTGCTGGGCTACTTCTATCCCGCTGCCGGGGAAGCCATGAAGCCGCTGGGCGACGGCTTCATCAAGCTCATCAAGATGATCATTGCGCCGATCATCTTCTGCACGGTGGTGGTCGGTATCGCCGGCATGGAAGACATGAAGAAGGTCGGCAAGACCGGGGGCCTGGCGCTCCTTTACTTCGAGATCGTGAGCAGCATCGCGCTGGTGGTCGGCCTCGTGCTGGTCAACGTGCTCAAGCCCGGTGCGGGCATGAACATCGACCCGACCACGCTGGACACCAAGGCGATCGCCTCGTACACCGGCCCGGGCAAGATGACCGGCACGGTCGATTTCATTCTCAACATCATCCCCAACACGATCGTCGATGCCTTCGCCAAGGGCGAGATCCTGCAGGTGCTGCTGATCGCGGTGCTGTTCGGTTTTGCGCTGCACCGTTTCGGCGGCCGCGGCACGCTGGTGTTCGACGTGATCGAGAAGGGCTCGCATGTGCTCTTCGGCATCGTCAACTACATCATGAAGCTCGCGCCCATCGGCGCCTTCGGTGCCATGGCCTTCACCATCGGCAAGTACGGCGTGGGCAGCCTGTTCTCGCTGGGCAAGCTGATGGGCACGTTCTACCTGACGTGCCTGTTGTTCATCTTCGTGGTGCTCGGGCTCATTGCGCGGTTCCACGGATTCAGCATCTGGAAGTTCATCAAGTACATCAAGGAAGAGCTCTTGATCGTGCTGGGCACGTCCTCCAGCGAATCGGTGCTCCCGCGCATGATGGAAAAGATGGAGAACCTGGGCGCCAACAAGACCTGCGTGGGCCTCGTGATCCCGACCGGCTATTCGTTCAACCTGGACGGCACCTCGATCTACCTGACGATGGCGGCGGTGTTCATTGCGCAAGCCACCAACACGCCCATGACGCTGGTGCAGGAGATCACGCTGCTCGCGGTGCTGCTGCTCACCTCCAAGGGCGCGGCAGGCGTCACGGGCAGTGGCTTCATCGTGCTGGCGGCCACGCTGTCGGCGGTGGGCCATGTGCCGGTGGCGGGCCTCGCGCTCATCCTGGGCATCGATCGCTTCATGTCGGAAGCTCGCGCGCTGACCAACCTGATCGGCAACGGCGTGGCGACCATCGTGGTGGCCAAGTGGACCAACGAGCTCGACACCGAGCGCTTGCAGGCGGGCCTGAACAACGAGACCTGGGTCGAGGCGCAGGAGCCCGAAGTGCTGGAAGGCGCCCGCGACAGCAAGATGGCGGGGTGA
- the phbB gene encoding acetoacetyl-CoA reductase yields MSKKVAYVTGGMGGIGTAICQRLHKDGFTVVAGCGPTRDHAKWLAEQKAEGFEFHASVGNVGDWQSTVEAFSAAKAAHGPIDVLVNNAGITRDRMFLKMTPEDWSAVIETNLNSMFNVTKQVVGDMVEKGWGRIINISSVNGAKGQAGQTNYSAAKAGMHGFTMALAQELANKGVTVNTVSPGYIGTDMVKAIRQEVLDKIVATIPVKRLGEPSEIASIISWLATDEGGYSTGADFSVNGGLHMH; encoded by the coding sequence ATGAGCAAGAAAGTTGCATATGTCACCGGAGGCATGGGTGGCATCGGAACAGCCATCTGCCAACGTCTGCACAAAGACGGATTCACCGTGGTCGCCGGTTGTGGCCCCACGCGCGACCACGCCAAATGGCTGGCCGAACAGAAAGCCGAAGGCTTCGAGTTCCACGCCTCCGTCGGCAATGTCGGCGACTGGCAATCCACCGTCGAGGCTTTTTCCGCCGCCAAGGCTGCGCATGGCCCCATCGACGTGCTGGTCAACAACGCCGGCATCACGCGCGACCGCATGTTCCTCAAGATGACGCCCGAGGACTGGAGCGCGGTGATCGAGACCAACCTCAACAGCATGTTCAACGTCACCAAGCAGGTGGTGGGCGACATGGTGGAAAAGGGCTGGGGCCGCATCATCAACATCAGCTCGGTCAACGGCGCCAAGGGCCAGGCGGGGCAGACCAACTATTCGGCGGCCAAGGCCGGCATGCACGGCTTCACGATGGCGCTGGCGCAGGAGCTGGCGAACAAGGGCGTGACGGTCAACACCGTGAGCCCGGGCTACATCGGCACCGACATGGTCAAGGCCATCCGCCAGGAAGTGCTCGACAAGATCGTGGCCACCATTCCGGTCAAGCGCCTGGGCGAGCCGAGCGAGATCGCCTCGATCATCTCGTGGCTGGCCACCGACGAAGGCGGCTACTCCACCGGGGCCGACTTCTCGGTCAACGGCGGCCTGCACATGCACTGA